The sequence TACGATAAAAAATCTCTTTGGCAATCTACTTTAACCGTACTACGCCAAGAACTTTGCGGTGATGAAGGTTTTCAGGCTCAATTTAAAGAATATACTAAAAACCCTGCTAGCGCTCCATTACTTACCGGATTAATTGTTTCTATTACAACTTTATCTGGTTTACCTTTAGATCCAGCTATTTCTACAGTTGTTGTTTTATATTTACTCAAGGTGGGATTGAAGATTTTTTGCGAATATACCGAACCCGATAACTAAAAAACTCCGCGCTCCTCTGCGTTTCAAAACCTCACTTCCGCTTCACCGTTACTTCCCGCAAAACTCTTTGAGAACAATTTCTCTTCCTTCCTTCCAACTTGACGAGTCAATATACTTTGTGAAGGATTAAATAATAGAGACATCAAGTATTGCTGCCATTGCTTAAGCTAAAGTTGAACATCACTACATCCTCGGGAGCCTCGCTTTCTACTATTGATGCATAAAGCCCCATTGCTGGAATATTTGAACGATTAGTTAATACCCAAGCCTGATTACAACCGAGAGACTTTGCTTTTAAGAACATTTCTTGGAGTAACTTCTTACCAATACCTTGTCGTTGATGAGTCGGTGCAACCCCTACTTCATTTATCCATAATTCAGGTGGCTTGTCTGGATGGATGTAGTGTACTCCCGATGCAAAACCCACAACTAACCCCGCGTCAATTGCGACTACAATATGATGGCGTGAATCTGCGAGAAATTCGGCTACTAAATTTTCGTCTAATTCGTAGTCAAATACATCAGATGCAAGGTTGCAAAGAACATCTTCATCTCCTTTATCTAAACTTCTAATCTTGATAGTCATTTTGATTTGATGATTGTTATCAATTTACTATAGTAAGATTTTTTTTGGTTTCATGTTCTAAAAATGCAGCCAATATTTTATACGACTTTTCAGAATATTTGTGTTGACTTCTGAGTGA comes from Rivularia sp. PCC 7116 and encodes:
- a CDS encoding GNAT family N-acetyltransferase, which produces MTIKIRSLDKGDEDVLCNLASDVFDYELDENLVAEFLADSRHHIVVAIDAGLVVGFASGVHYIHPDKPPELWINEVGVAPTHQRQGIGKKLLQEMFLKAKSLGCNQAWVLTNRSNIPAMGLYASIVESEAPEDVVMFNFSLSNGSNT